In the Rhododendron vialii isolate Sample 1 chromosome 2a, ASM3025357v1 genome, CCAAAAGGACAAATGAGGATAAAAATCCTCAAGAGCCCTGACAGGTGATGCagttatcatttttttggatggaGGCAAAAGTCCCTATGAGGAAACAGGTGTTAAGCACCACTTCAAACCCATAAAAAGGGGGTCAACATAAGCTTTTATGGATGCCAAAGCCAAAAAAGGAAGCTAATCCTTTGAGAGTCTTTGGAGGCAAATGAGGAATATTCCCTCTGACAGAATCTTAGCAACGCAAAGATAAAACCAAGAAGAGAAACCTTAAGAGAcaaatagaggaaaaaaaatcccttCCAACAGAGCCTTCTTCAAGGCAGATGTTGAAGCTCTTTCACAAGAATCTTCTACAAAACCCTCGAAAGAGAACAAGCCAGGAGAGTTCTCAAAACAATAACATGATCAACCCTCTCAAAGGCCTTAACAATGAAGGATGTCTGTAAGAAAATCCAAGGACCACTTGACAAAATCCTCAACAAAGGGATTAGAGATTGGTCCGAATAGGTTTGGAGATAGCTTGACAGAAGCCTTTCACAAGAGACTAAAGTCAAAAGTGACAAAGATTCCTCGAAAGGAATTTGAGCCCATGTACTAatgatttcaaaatataatgTACAAATGCATAAATGAAAATATGGACAAATTGAATTGAGTAACACCAAATTTGTTACCTCAAAGGATGCAAACGGCGGCAAGCAGGATCGTGTAAATAGGCCCTAAAAATCTAgacaagaagcaaaaaaaaggGAGCTGAATGGAgtcaagccaaaaaaaaaaaagaaaatgcttTCTCTAGTTTGGCTTGACTACGGGAAGTTTAAAGCAAAATTCAGCCTCTTCTTGAAAAAAAGAACAGCTTGGTTTTTTGGTGAAAATGTACGATGACAATAGGCTCAGTTCTTTTGAAATAACCATCTTCTTGAGAATTATTGCTGCACTGTTTTGCTCTTAATGATACTCATGTAGTTGAAACTTCTGAGAAAATGATATGTTCTATGGGAAAGTATGGAGCCTATGAAAGAGATGGCTTCTAGTATGATGCTCCATCATAAGATCTTGCTGCCAACAGTGAAAAgatgttcaaacaaaaaaggtGGTTGAGTTTGGGGACTCGCTTTAGCTTACTAAAAAGGGTGTTGTGTTTGCTAGGAGTTGAACCAAGGATCTCCTAGTTTCAAGAAATCACACGGAGCACTGATGCCAGAAACGAACTTGTGTTGGTACACGGaaaaacttatatatatactatatcaATCTCTTACATGGAAAATAGGGCCCTAGTTTTTGCTTAAATTTCAGAGGCGGCCACACCCCCAGTTTTAcctcagggccggccctggaaAACATTCATttagttttttcccctttttatgCACTTAAAGAAATGTTGTCAAAGTTAGTTGTGATCTGTTGAACTGAATTTAAAGAAATCATGCTTTGTGCTAACTACTGCTGTTATTTCTTGTGGGTTGAAACTTCCATGCCAGTGTTACTAAAGAGGTCACTGGGTTAATTCTAACATATTCCAGTTCCAAGCTTCCAGTACACTGCATTGAAAATAGATATGAGTAAATCCTGCTACCAACAACTTTGCATCTTGAATTGGATTTTTGCAAATGGCTAATAAGTAATAAGTGTcgcactttttttttatgttcgCTCTCTAGCGTGTTTGACCAAATGAGCGGGGTACGCTGGATTTCGAATCAAAACCAGGTATTGAACTTCCACTTTCTTCGCATTCAGAAGATGTCCCAACTAATATTTGACCCTTCAATTCACATTAGTCTTTTCCATTGGTAGCTTTAACATGATTACTTGATCTTGTAGGTAGTTTCTAATTGTCAAGCTCTTGCAAGCTGCTGGACCACATTGGGATACGAACTTGTTTCAGGAGGAAGCGATAACCATTTAGTACTTGTGGATCTCAGACCACTAGTAAGTTTTCTGCTTACTGTCGTGATGCTGTTATATCTGTGTAGATTGTCATGAGGATGTTGGAAGTCCGTTTGGAGCTTTATGATAATTATCCTTCCTTTTCCCCCCTTCTTCTATGTTCTTAAAGTTTTCTATGTTGACATCTTATAGGGGATAAAAGCGCGCTAGTGCCAGGTGGCATCCGGATTGCCTGCTATGACTACCAGAGGTTTCACAGAACAAGAATTTATTGCAACCACAGGTTTTATTCACGAAGGGGTGCTGATAACTCTTGATGTAAAGCGGTCTGTTTCAGGTTCAAAGCTCCAGGACGTCAGGAAATTTGCGGGGTCCACAGAATTTTCCGTTGATGGATCGAGTGGCAGATTTGAGAAGAGTTGAGGCTCTGACAACCCAATATTCCCATTGCCTGGATTATGGGAGATGTTGCCGAAAACAGATggaaaagagagggaaaaacgGAAGGTAGTCATGTCCTGTTTCAGAGTACTAAATTATCTTAAGCAGGTCAGATGAAGCacaattttggattttggggaGTAACGGGGATCATTTGCGCTATACTCTTAGTTTGTCTAGCACACATCGTGAATTTGTCTAGCTTTGTGCTTCACTTTGTTGTTGAGAAAATCGTTTATACATGAGAGTTGAGAGCTTGgcttgtggttttttttttttgccacttttttccttttccttaaaGCCAGGGACCTGTTTTCTGTCACCGACAAGGTAATTGTACCTAGTAGGAATAGGTGTTTACTTATGACGTGTGTAATAAATATGGCAGGAATTAGGCTTTAGTAGGTGATGATATGTTTATACTGTTTGTTAACTAGTAATAGTATTAGTCAATTATAGTTGTACGTTGTAGTTGGTGTCATGTAATGTTGTCAGTAGATTTGCAGATGGACGTAGGACTAAGAACAGTGATGTTCAATTATAGATACCATTTGTATTGTCTGTATTCCCCTccttatgcctataaaaggagggttctGCCTATTGTAAAAACCAAGTTAGTTCAAGCCAGTGCTTCCCTAATATATATCTtgtgtcttgtattctctttttgatcctaacctactttgtgtttgggAAAGCATCCATTAGTCCAGCGTTCCTTCATTTCGTTTCACCAATGCGGAATCTATGTATTTGTAATTGATTTGTTTCAACATGAGATGATGTAACGATTAAGCAAAAGGTCTCTGGCTTCCAAATTCTTTTCCCAACATTCTAATTACTTTGAAGCAACGGGCCGGGAACATTCCAGCCAAGTAACATTTTGGATTTGGGAGAATTTTGACTGTTACTCACTCGGTCTCACTCGTTTTGGTGAGTTGAGAGATGCAGGAGCAAGCCTGCCTCGTTTGTTTATCAGTTTCAGTCTTCTCTCAGCTGATCGTTTTGCCGATCATTTGGCTAAAGGAATGCTTGTTTATCAGTCTTCTATCTCTCAGCGGATCGATCGTTTTGCCGATCATTCGGCTACAGGGTAAATGCTTTGCTGGCTCGTTAGGCAGTGAACTGCACCCCTGCCCAGTCCGGTCATTTGGAGTCATTTTTATCAGTCCGGATACTTAGATACGCACTGTATACATATCTTTCTTCCCACCAAATACGTCTCATTAAAAATTCATATTAATCGCATATCAATGTTGGATAACTAACAATTATAATTTGCAGCTATTTTCTATTTGCCCCCTGTGCGGCCGTGCCCAGAGGCGGATCTAGGGAGGTGCAAGCAGGGACTCGGGTCCCTGCACTTCTTCTAATTATCCCATTATTTCTATTATATTTCAggttttatttataaaaattatgaagaaatgACCCCTCAAAATTGTGTTATTAGtatataatgatgatattttttttattgttaatttatgaGTACATTTGATTTTGTCCTCCCGCATTAACAATCCTCCGTCCGCCGCTGCCCGTGCCACATCTTTCCAGCATTGTCTTTGGATTATCatattccttttattttggatcaaaaaaaattcctttcattttttccaCTAATGCGTCCTTGTTCCGCTAGAAGGGCATGGTCGATTATGTTTGAATGTGGGCAAATACATATCCAATCCAatccacttcttcttcttcttcttttaaccaGAGAAAGAAACATACTGTATCATATATAAAtatagggaaatgatattgacacttcaAAAAAAGATGCAGGcacttcaaaaacaaaaaaaaaggctttggaattacactgattttagagtgcatgcatcaatttttggagtgccaatatcatttccctaaataTAATACAAAAAAGAACACTACCGatccaaaatacaaaaataaaaacacaataaatcaaaacaacaaacaaaataaaaaaaaagtcgtCTAGAACTAAAACGCCGGAGTCGGACCCATCGATCACACTCGTGAGGATGGGTGGAGTGGCCAAATGGAGAGGCCAGGTATGGGTAGAGCAACTCTCGAGATAGACCTGCCGCACCAACTTGAGTTCGTTCCCGCCGCAGGAAAATAATGGGCACACTGACTATCAATTATCAGGCTTACTTACAAATTTCGAAAAATGACGGGCCGGTCATACTTTTGAAGATTATAGCTTAGCAAATTCCATGCGCATAAGTGCAATGTTCCACTAAgtcctccaaaaaaaaacttcccaCGCGCCTCTATAATCCCCTGCTGCATTTAATGCGTGGggtcccctctccctctctctctctccttcctcccactTTCTTTCCATCTTTTACCGTCcgcctctctttctttttctcttttgccaGCTAATAATATTTTGACTTTgcgctctctatctctctattccTTACTTTTTTCTCTTGCACgtttctaattttggttttacatgtttgatctttaaaaatataaaacaagttctatattaaatgtaaaattatatatcaaaaaaagtttttttaggcttttttttatattttttcaataaactataattttttaatttagaaaaattAATATTGTTGTTAGTTGTGAATTTATGTTATATTTGCAATCTCCTAAACTATAAAattctaattttaattttaattagtagtaatattaatttttaattatcatTTAATTGTTAATTACCAGCatttttaatcccaaaaatcataaaatcttAATTTTAACTATTAATTAGCAGTATTGTTAATCTTTAATTGTCTTTTAATTGTTAATTAACAATATTCTTAATCCCTAAAATCATAAAATCCTAATTTTAATTGTTAATTAGTAGTAGTAATGTTAATGTGTAATTGCCTTTTAATTGTTAATTAACAGTATTTTTAATCCCCAAAACCATAAAATCCTAATTTTAACTGTTAATTAGCAATaatgttaatttttaattaacaaTATTTTCAATACCCAAACTCTAAACCCCAATTTTAACTGTTATTAGTTgtgtttttaaatttataatgcaaaaaataaaaaagagaagaccctgcattaaaaaattataaagtgACGTTGAGAGCAACAAGTGAAAATGTTGAGAGAGGcggaatagagagagagagagagagagagaagaggaggaggaggaggtaaTTGTACCTGATGTTGAGTGCAACAAATTATAGCCAAAGAGAGAAGTTGTGCACTGGCCCACGCCAGTGATTTATGGAgaagtcagagagagagagagtcagagagagagagaggagagtacGCGTGGACTGTGGAGGGAGAGGAGGGAATGCTTGGAAGGAACGAAGAGAGTGGATGTAAATGCGCGTGGGAGGACTTTGTTAGACATGAACTTATGAAATAAATGCGCTCTGGGATGTACTCCTTCCACATAGGACCGGCTCCAAAATTCCCCTACAAATTTCAACCTCACACAAGTTACACAACTGTTGTAGTAGGGCCGGATTAACATCTTGAGCCCGATGGAGAACACCTCATAATTCGTTCATCATAAGCGTAATAACTAGAGACAGGTTCCTATAACCGCGGTGGACGTctcacaattttaaaaaaaagaaatcagaGATAGATGACGATCATATCTGACcattgttagagagagagagttaattgAGGCAGTCGGGTTCAGCTGttcaatttttcctttgattttccGGTGTGACCTGAGAATTTTGTTCAGCAGAattcgaaagaaggggagggaGATACATTAACCCTTTTGATCGAATACAATATCTTTGAATTTTATTGCAATATATTTATGTATTAATAGGAGTGGAATTTGAGGAATATATAGATCGAGCTAGGGTGGGCGATATGGGGGTGGATTACTATAACATATTGAAGGTGAATAGGAATGCGACGGATGACGATCTCAAGAAATCGTACAGGAGATTGGCTATGAAATGGCACCCCGATAAGAACCCAACTACCAAGAAAGAAGCCGAGGCCAAATTCAAACAAATCTCCGAAGCTTAtgaagtactctctctctctctctctctctctacatatgttaatatgcatatatacatgtGCCCTGTATTTTGTCTATTATGTTGGGATTTTTCAAGTTTCCACCCACAACTTGTTTCAATCATGTGTGAATGTGGGGTGGGAATCTTCGTTACGTCTGAGGAAATGTTGGGTTGGGTAAAGAAATTTAGAATTATGTTTTGAGCATCTTCAATTTATGTTGAAATGGTTCTGTTGAAGGAAAattattactctctccgtcccagaATGATAGTCCCCTGTGAGAAGACGTGCAATTTTTGAATTGGGTTCATGAGTTTTTGGGGTTGTTCAcatcaaattaaagaactaatcgagatgtttaatttggtgagaaactTGAAAAATCATGTACCAAAGTACTTCAGTTTTTGATTCAAAAGTTGCACCTATcaaatgggacggaggaagtacattattacaaaaaaaaaaaaaaaattgaaacaatcgCGTTAAGCTGGCAAAAGTATTAATTATGCTTGTGTAATCAAATTTATTTCACGAGCTCATTTTCAAGGATCCACGAACCCCACATGTGCGGGAGCTTCGTGCACTAGGTGATCCCTTTTCATGTGTAACGGATACTACACAAATTTTGAGGCCCGTCCTTTTTAGCAAATTAGCGGGAGACGGAGGTCAAACCCTTGCTCGCCTTTGCTGAGGCCGGCATTGGATAGGAGCTTACCTTTTTACCATTCAAAATGGTTACCAATGATACCCCCATTGCAATTAGAATATGGTCCCATGGTCTAGAAAATTTTGGCATCTCTCCAGATTGAATATTGGATTCTTAAAGCAAAGTATTTCCAAAACTGTCAAAATTGATCAAGGCCCAAAGGTATTTGTATTAGACTTAGTTGAGACTTGAGTGCTTCCTTCTGATTTATTGAATCTCTAAATGAAGTTCTAAGATTTCCAAGACCAGGTTTTTGGCTAGTAGACATATATCAGATTCTCGTTATGATTTACTTCGTAAATTTTCTACCAATAACATTATATGACTGCAACAAATCACTATCAGTAGAGCTCGCGTATTCAGGAAGGACGAATAGGTTTCTGGCATTAATCTAACTTTGGTTCTAGTCTTAATATATTTCCTACAACTACATTTTATGAATGCAAGAAAGTGGTATCACATAATTGTTAGCATATTGAGGAATCAAGATTGTGATTTGATGAAAACatgtgttttctttctttttaggtCTTGAGTGATCCACAGAAAAGGGCAACTTATGATCAGTATGGTGAAGAAGGGTTGAAAGACATGCCACCACCTGGCTCTAGCAGCAGCAATGGATTTCCCAACGGATTTAATCCTCGAGATGCAGAGGACATATTTGCAGAGTTCTTCGGGAGTAGCCCGTTTGGATTTGGAGCATCTGGGGCCGGTAGGTCCATGAGGTTTCAGTCGGACGGAGGGGGAATGTTTGGGGGATTTGGCACGAGCGACAACATTTTTCGAACTTATAGTGATGGAAGCGGTGCTACCTTGCCAAAGAAACCGCCACCGATCGAGAGTAAACTGCCTTGCAGCCTCGAGGAACTCTACAACGGATCAACAAGAAAGATGAAGATCTCTAGGACAGTCGTCGATGCTAACGGGTAAGTTTCTCTTCTGCTGTTGACATTTTACAATAAATATCTACCATCTGTCCGAGTGCATTGCTACGCGTATTTGTTTGTTATAGTGAGAGAATTCTTGAAGAGAATAATGACTAACCCGTTCTGAAATGGAAAGAGAACTAGCCCAAGTTTTGTAAAAGCAGTTTAAATTGGGGTGATTCTCTTCATCCCTATTGCTGTCATATCCTTTGTAATTTGCTGCATAAAATCTGTTTTCGCTTTTTATGTGTTCGCTTTCGTAAAGAAGATTCCCCGTCGTTGCCCAACCAGGATCTTGGGTTTTTCAGTTACTAacaatcgttcattttgtagatcgTAATTCGTTTGGTGTTTATGGGCTGAGTTATGACTCCCTATTACTGACCTTCTTGTTTTAGACATTTGAGGGCCTTTGCCATCTTATTGCatacttttttttgtcatatgtTACCAGAATTTATACCACCACAAATCCCTACACAACCCATCGATAATGGTCTCAGCTTCCTCTCCGTAAGAGTTGAACCCACGGCCTCATTGCAGGTAGACAACCATTGGGCCATACTTTGCCATTGCCAATTCTTTTTGG is a window encoding:
- the LOC131315584 gene encoding uncharacterized protein LOC131315584, whose product is MGVDYYNILKVNRNATDDDLKKSYRRLAMKWHPDKNPTTKKEAEAKFKQISEAYEVLSDPQKRATYDQYGEEGLKDMPPPGSSSSNGFPNGFNPRDAEDIFAEFFGSSPFGFGASGAGRSMRFQSDGGGMFGGFGTSDNIFRTYSDGSGATLPKKPPPIESKLPCSLEELYNGSTRKMKISRTVVDANGRLSQESEILTIDVKPGWKKGTKITFPDKGNEQLNQLPADLVFVIDEKPHNLYTRDGNDLIMNHRVSLAEALGGTTVNLTTLNGRNLSVPVTDIVSPGYELTISREGMPITREPGNRGDLRVKFEVKFPTKLTPEQRAALRRALGG